A genomic region of Actinomycetota bacterium contains the following coding sequences:
- a CDS encoding methyl-accepting chemotaxis protein, whose translation MEKTADKSGTSRFGMSTRGAALACAVAFMAVSLAFCVAGIAVFASGASRADRAAEAAETGEAREEIASVGDILEGALPFAVVVLVLEAVLGAAAAVFVYRWLAGTVKEITWQVQQVAGGDGDLTRKIVVRDRHTFGELADSINTMIAALRGSVAEIGRIAGELSNSAEQVSAVIQQMNASSQDISSTIAHIAKGGEEQARRVLETSHSMEVMNVSIQEMAEKAGLSNQAANEAIEIAQKGAEAAVETAGAMEVIRKAAESVVEASAGLEERFMQIGIIVDVITSVADQTNLLALNAAIEAARAGEQGRGFAVVAEEVRSLAENSRKSAEQISNLIREIESGVNKMRGSIDAAIEQVRGGTEVVERAGRALREIAVSIETTSRYASEIAEITKRQVAENEEALKAITEIASIADETAASSEEASATVEEQTASMQEMAAAAAELAAMAEKLNQLVGGFKV comes from the coding sequence ATGGAAAAGACCGCCGATAAGAGCGGAACGTCGCGCTTTGGCATGAGCACGCGCGGGGCGGCGCTGGCCTGCGCCGTCGCCTTCATGGCGGTGTCCCTGGCGTTCTGCGTCGCGGGGATCGCCGTTTTCGCATCGGGAGCCTCGCGCGCGGACAGGGCGGCCGAGGCGGCGGAGACGGGAGAGGCGCGGGAAGAGATCGCGTCCGTGGGCGATATCCTGGAGGGGGCGCTGCCGTTCGCCGTGGTCGTGCTGGTGCTGGAGGCGGTCCTGGGGGCGGCGGCGGCGGTGTTCGTGTACCGCTGGCTTGCGGGGACGGTAAAGGAGATCACCTGGCAGGTACAGCAGGTGGCGGGAGGGGACGGGGACCTCACGCGCAAGATCGTGGTACGGGACCGGCATACCTTCGGGGAGCTCGCGGATTCCATCAACACCATGATAGCGGCCCTGCGCGGCTCGGTGGCGGAGATCGGGAGGATAGCGGGCGAGCTGAGCAACAGCGCCGAGCAGGTTTCCGCTGTGATCCAGCAGATGAACGCATCGAGCCAGGATATATCGAGCACCATCGCCCACATCGCCAAGGGAGGGGAGGAGCAGGCCCGCAGGGTGCTCGAGACCTCGCATTCCATGGAAGTCATGAACGTCTCCATCCAGGAGATGGCGGAGAAGGCGGGGCTTTCCAACCAGGCGGCCAACGAGGCCATCGAGATAGCGCAGAAGGGGGCCGAGGCGGCGGTGGAAACGGCGGGGGCCATGGAGGTCATCCGCAAGGCCGCGGAGTCCGTGGTGGAGGCCAGCGCAGGCCTGGAGGAGAGGTTCATGCAGATCGGCATCATCGTGGACGTGATCACCAGCGTGGCCGACCAGACCAACCTCCTGGCCCTCAACGCGGCCATCGAGGCCGCCAGGGCGGGAGAGCAGGGGCGGGGCTTCGCCGTCGTCGCCGAGGAGGTGAGGAGCCTGGCGGAGAACTCCCGCAAGTCGGCCGAGCAGATCTCCAACCTCATCCGCGAGATCGAGTCGGGAGTCAACAAGATGAGGGGCAGCATCGACGCGGCGATCGAGCAGGTGAGGGGCGGCACGGAGGTCGTGGAAAGGGCGGGAAGGGCGCTGAGGGAGATCGCGGTATCCATCGAGACCACGTCGCGCTACGCCAGCGAGATCGCGGAGATCACCAAGAGGCAGGTGGCGGAGAACGAGGAGGCCCTCAAGGCCATCACCGAGATCGCGAGCATCGCCGACGAGACCGCCGCGTCCTCGGAGGAGGCCTCGGCGACGGTGGAGGAGCAGACGGCGTCCATGCAGGAGATGGCGGCCGCGGCGGCGGAGCTCGCCGCCATGGCGGAGAAGCTCAACCAGCTCGTGGGCGGCTTCAAGGTGTGA
- a CDS encoding response regulator, with product MAPTVLIVDDALFMRMMIRDILSKDGFEVIGEAENGVEAVERYKEMRPDLVTMDIVMPEMDGIEAVKQIMKIDPNAKILMCSAMGQQPLVVEALEAGAKDFIIKPFQPSKVIEAVEKALKS from the coding sequence ATGGCGCCGACCGTGCTGATCGTCGATGACGCCCTGTTTATGCGCATGATGATCAGGGACATCCTGTCCAAGGACGGTTTTGAGGTGATCGGCGAGGCCGAAAACGGCGTGGAGGCCGTGGAGCGGTATAAGGAGATGAGGCCGGACCTCGTGACCATGGACATCGTCATGCCCGAGATGGACGGCATCGAGGCGGTCAAGCAGATCATGAAGATAGACCCCAACGCCAAGATCCTTATGTGCAGCGCCATGGGGCAACAGCCGCTGGTGGTCGAGGCACTTGAGGCAGGCGCGAAAGACTTCATCATCAAGCCCTTCCAGCCATCGAAGGTCATCGAGGCGGTAGAGAAGGCGCTCAAGAGCTGA
- a CDS encoding protein-glutamate O-methyltransferase CheR: protein MAGCRGEAIGSEREEQGLELLLRHLNQQIGLDLKQYKPNYLKRRIGVRMRATGCSDYLEYRQLLRQDPGEARRLINDLTINVTEFFRDQDVFEALRSHVIPEIMRHKREQRIYSLRAWSAGCATGEEPYSLAILFLEEIGKTKREEPWTVRITASDLDDKALMKAKLGIYEEIRLLPGIRAEDHFLPLASGYMVREEVKRPVRFLLLDLVKPPPLRQLDLILCRNVLIYFEKEKQAAILEIFRRCLRPGGFLVLGKSEAIVRSEDSGFVPYRRRERVYMRQ from the coding sequence ATGGCGGGTTGCCGGGGAGAAGCGATAGGAAGTGAACGCGAGGAGCAGGGGCTCGAGCTGCTGCTGCGACACCTCAACCAGCAGATCGGACTCGATCTGAAACAGTACAAACCCAACTACCTGAAAAGGCGCATAGGGGTACGCATGCGGGCGACCGGGTGTTCGGATTACCTGGAGTACCGCCAGCTCCTGCGGCAGGATCCCGGCGAGGCCAGGAGGCTCATCAACGACCTCACCATCAACGTGACGGAGTTCTTCCGCGACCAGGACGTGTTCGAGGCGCTGAGGTCGCACGTCATCCCGGAGATAATGCGGCACAAGAGGGAGCAGCGCATATACAGCCTGCGGGCATGGAGCGCCGGTTGTGCGACGGGGGAAGAGCCGTACTCCCTAGCCATCCTGTTTTTAGAAGAAATTGGTAAGACAAAGAGAGAGGAACCGTGGACGGTCCGCATAACCGCGTCCGACCTCGACGACAAGGCGCTGATGAAGGCAAAGCTGGGCATCTACGAGGAGATAAGGTTGCTCCCGGGCATCAGGGCGGAAGACCATTTCCTGCCGCTCGCGAGCGGGTACATGGTGCGCGAGGAGGTGAAGCGTCCGGTGCGCTTTCTCCTCCTGGACCTGGTGAAGCCCCCGCCCCTGCGCCAGCTCGACCTCATCCTCTGTCGCAACGTGCTGATCTACTTCGAGAAGGAAAAGCAGGCGGCGATACTGGAGATCTTCCGCAGGTGCCTGAGGCCCGGGGGCTTTCTCGTGCTGGGAAAGAGCGAGGCCATAGTTAGATCGGAGGACAGCGGCTTCGTGCCCTACCGGAGAAGGGAAAGGGTGTATATGCGGCAATAG
- a CDS encoding chemotaxis protein CheW gives MVEETRAAEELQLVVFSLGREEFAVEVTQVREIMRMEEITRMPKSPHFVEGIINLRGQIIAVIDLAKRLNIEAQERSGDTRIIVVEAGDVKVGMIVDSVSEVLRVDADALEPSPTLAADVSAAFLTGVIKHDNRLIILLDLTKVLSLEEMAGLGF, from the coding sequence ATGGTCGAGGAAACAAGGGCGGCGGAGGAGCTCCAGCTGGTGGTCTTCAGCCTGGGGCGGGAGGAGTTTGCCGTGGAGGTCACCCAGGTGCGCGAGATAATGCGCATGGAGGAGATCACCCGCATGCCCAAGAGTCCCCATTTCGTGGAGGGGATAATAAACCTGCGCGGGCAGATAATCGCCGTCATCGACCTGGCCAAGCGCCTGAACATCGAGGCGCAGGAGCGCAGCGGGGATACCCGCATCATCGTCGTGGAGGCGGGGGACGTGAAGGTGGGGATGATCGTGGACTCCGTTTCGGAGGTTCTGCGGGTGGATGCCGACGCGCTGGAGCCCAGCCCCACCCTGGCGGCGGACGTGTCGGCCGCCTTTCTGACGGGCGTCATAAAGCACGACAACCGGCTGATAATCCTCCTCGACCTCACCAAGGTCCTGTCCCTGGAGGAAATGGCCGGGCTCGGGTTTTAA
- a CDS encoding D-alanine--D-alanine ligase, whose product MRIGILMGGRSLERDISLRSGRRVSHALRELGHEVIEYDVDETLVPSLKDAGLDLVYISLHGKFGEDGTVQELLEIMDIPYTGPGVYSSAVGFNKALSKEIFRRHGVPTPPFFVLSEAAFREMGSLHALPLIATKLGFPLVVKPVAQGSALGVRVVHEEEGLPEAVRSALHYDDRVLLERYVSGTEVAVSILGNEELEVLPVVEIVPRSGFFDFDSRYTLGATDYFCPARLDGEVAGRVVDAALRAHRALECQNVSRVDIIVDGEGVPQVLELNISPGMTESSLLPMAAEAAGLSFRDLVGRLVRLALEKYS is encoded by the coding sequence ATGCGTATCGGTATCCTTATGGGGGGCAGGTCCCTGGAGAGAGACATCTCCCTTCGCTCGGGGAGGAGGGTCTCGCATGCCCTGCGGGAGCTGGGGCATGAGGTCATCGAGTACGACGTGGACGAGACCCTCGTCCCGAGCCTGAAGGACGCCGGGCTCGACCTCGTCTACATCTCCCTGCACGGCAAGTTCGGCGAGGACGGCACGGTGCAGGAGTTGTTGGAGATCATGGACATCCCCTACACGGGGCCCGGAGTCTATTCCAGCGCCGTGGGCTTCAACAAGGCGCTGAGCAAGGAGATCTTCCGGCGCCACGGAGTCCCCACCCCGCCTTTCTTTGTGCTCAGCGAAGCGGCTTTCCGGGAAATGGGCTCACTGCACGCCCTTCCCCTCATAGCCACGAAGCTGGGCTTTCCGCTGGTGGTCAAGCCGGTGGCGCAGGGCTCCGCCCTGGGGGTGCGTGTGGTCCACGAGGAGGAAGGGCTGCCGGAGGCCGTGCGCTCGGCGCTTCACTACGACGACCGCGTGCTCCTCGAGCGTTACGTGAGCGGTACCGAGGTGGCCGTGAGCATCCTCGGAAACGAGGAGCTGGAGGTGCTTCCCGTCGTGGAGATCGTTCCCCGCAGCGGCTTCTTCGATTTCGACTCGCGCTACACGCTGGGCGCCACCGACTATTTCTGCCCCGCCAGGCTCGACGGGGAGGTCGCCGGAAGGGTCGTGGACGCGGCCCTGCGCGCCCACCGGGCCCTGGAGTGCCAGAACGTATCGCGTGTGGACATCATCGTGGATGGGGAGGGGGTTCCCCAGGTCCTGGAGTTGAACATAAGCCCCGGCATGACGGAGTCCAGCCTTCTGCCCATGGCCGCGGAGGCCGCGGGCCTGAGCTTCCGCGACCTGGTAGGCAGGCTGGTGCGGCTCGCTCTGGAAAAATATTCCTGA
- a CDS encoding PLP-dependent aminotransferase family protein codes for MSPKYVLDPFGEKYAHRTSSMLSSEIRDLLEVTARPDIISLAGGLPYTQAFDPRVVMRLVRRVIEEDCASALQYGPTDGYAPLKHSLAEVMREEGTPCLPEDIIVTNGAQQGLEIISKIFLNPGDHIVTEAPSYVGALQSFLSYQPEIHAIPMDEKGMDLGGLRETLRALAERGERVKFIYTVPNFQNPAGITMSRERRYALLETAEEFDCLVVEDNPYGMLRFEGDPEPTLRSLDEGRVVYLGTLSKIFSAGMRIGWVAAPHPILEKLLLAKQSADLCTSSFTQRIAHLYFAEEDWRGQLRQLVEIYRERRNTLLSALEEFLGELCSWTRPQGGLFVWATLPDYINTSEMLASAIDAKVAYVPGSGFFPYKGGENCMRLNFSYAEPDVLWEGVRRLAKVVKREVALAESLGLRKKSADGGAGDEE; via the coding sequence ATGTCCCCGAAGTACGTGCTCGATCCTTTCGGCGAGAAGTACGCTCACCGGACCTCCAGCATGCTCTCATCGGAGATCCGGGACCTCCTCGAGGTCACGGCCCGCCCCGACATCATCTCGCTCGCCGGGGGCCTCCCCTACACGCAGGCCTTCGATCCCCGGGTGGTGATGCGCCTGGTGAGAAGGGTCATCGAGGAGGACTGCGCCTCCGCGCTGCAATACGGGCCCACGGACGGGTATGCGCCCCTGAAGCACAGCCTCGCGGAGGTGATGCGCGAGGAGGGAACTCCCTGCCTTCCCGAGGACATCATCGTCACCAACGGCGCCCAGCAGGGGTTGGAAATAATTTCCAAGATATTCCTCAACCCCGGCGACCACATCGTGACGGAGGCGCCGAGCTACGTGGGCGCCCTGCAGAGCTTCCTCAGCTACCAGCCCGAGATACACGCCATCCCCATGGACGAGAAGGGCATGGACCTCGGCGGGCTGCGGGAAACCCTGCGCGCGCTGGCGGAAAGGGGAGAGCGGGTGAAGTTCATCTACACCGTGCCTAATTTCCAGAATCCGGCAGGCATCACCATGAGCCGCGAGCGCCGTTACGCGCTCCTCGAGACGGCGGAGGAGTTCGACTGCCTGGTGGTGGAGGACAACCCCTACGGCATGCTGCGCTTCGAGGGCGATCCCGAGCCCACCCTGCGCAGCCTCGACGAGGGAAGGGTGGTATACCTCGGCACGCTCTCCAAGATATTCTCCGCCGGCATGAGGATAGGGTGGGTGGCCGCCCCCCACCCTATCCTGGAAAAGCTTCTGCTGGCCAAGCAGTCGGCCGACCTCTGCACCTCCTCGTTCACCCAGAGGATCGCCCACCTCTACTTCGCGGAGGAGGACTGGCGAGGACAGCTCCGGCAGCTGGTGGAGATATACCGGGAGCGGAGGAACACGCTTCTCTCCGCCCTGGAGGAGTTCCTGGGAGAGCTGTGCAGCTGGACGCGCCCGCAGGGTGGGCTCTTCGTCTGGGCGACCCTTCCCGATTACATCAACACTTCCGAGATGCTCGCCTCCGCCATCGACGCCAAGGTGGCATACGTTCCCGGCAGCGGTTTCTTCCCGTACAAGGGCGGAGAAAACTGCATGCGCCTCAATTTCAGCTACGCGGAGCCGGACGTGCTCTGGGAGGGCGTGAGGCGGCTGGCCAAGGTCGTGAAGAGAGAGGTGGCGCTGGCCGAGTCCCTCGGCCTGCGCAAAAAATCCGCCGATGGCGGCGCCGGCGATGAGGAATAG
- a CDS encoding chemotaxis response regulator protein-glutamate methylesterase has product MSRLPQKIRVLIVDDSALVRKLLRDVITADPEMEVVGTASNGIEAIRAVRELEPDVVTMDIHMPEMDGLTALEYIMRKHPLPVVMLSALVQKGASPTLKALELGAVDFIAKPSHYPSAVKEVRDEVAMKIKTAFQAMDHVRRGYGKRKAGRKLEVGKRAREGEKLVVIGASAGGPKALSEIMPMFPKETPAAIVIVQHMPGVFTRSFASRLNSISSLPVKEAEEGDEVRAGTVLVAPGGNDLIIGLGDGGPARVELMESMNRGGATPRIDTTMITAAETFGEDAIGVIMTGMGSDGAKGMERIKKGKGSTIAQDEDSCLVFGMPKVAIERGCVDWVMPLEKIPGKILELL; this is encoded by the coding sequence GTGAGTCGTTTGCCCCAGAAGATAAGGGTTCTGATCGTCGATGACTCCGCTCTGGTGCGCAAGCTCTTGAGGGACGTGATAACCGCCGACCCGGAGATGGAGGTGGTGGGGACCGCTTCCAACGGCATAGAGGCCATCCGCGCGGTGCGCGAGCTGGAGCCCGACGTCGTCACCATGGATATCCACATGCCGGAGATGGACGGACTGACGGCGCTGGAGTACATCATGCGCAAGCATCCCCTCCCGGTGGTGATGCTCAGTGCCTTGGTGCAGAAGGGGGCCTCGCCGACGCTCAAGGCCCTGGAGCTGGGGGCGGTGGACTTCATCGCCAAGCCGAGCCATTATCCCTCGGCGGTGAAGGAGGTGCGCGACGAGGTCGCCATGAAGATAAAGACCGCCTTCCAGGCCATGGACCACGTGCGCAGGGGTTACGGCAAGAGGAAGGCGGGCAGGAAGCTCGAGGTGGGCAAGAGGGCGCGCGAGGGGGAGAAGCTGGTGGTGATCGGGGCTTCCGCCGGGGGGCCCAAGGCGCTCTCCGAGATCATGCCCATGTTCCCGAAGGAAACGCCGGCGGCCATCGTCATCGTGCAGCACATGCCCGGGGTCTTCACGCGTTCCTTCGCGAGCAGGCTGAACAGTATCTCGTCGTTGCCGGTGAAGGAGGCGGAGGAGGGAGACGAGGTGCGCGCGGGGACGGTGCTGGTGGCCCCCGGAGGGAACGATCTCATCATAGGCCTGGGCGACGGGGGGCCGGCGCGCGTGGAGCTCATGGAGTCCATGAACCGGGGAGGAGCCACGCCCCGCATCGACACCACCATGATCACCGCGGCGGAGACCTTCGGAGAGGACGCGATAGGGGTGATCATGACCGGGATGGGGTCCGACGGAGCCAAGGGTATGGAAAGGATAAAGAAAGGCAAGGGAAGCACCATAGCCCAGGACGAGGACAGCTGCCTGGTCTTCGGCATGCCCAAGGTGGCGATAGAGAGGGGTTGCGTGGACTGGGTGATGCCGCTGGAGAAGATACCGGGCAAGATCCTGGAGCTGCTGTGA
- a CDS encoding ParB/RepB/Spo0J family partition protein, producing MTKRGLGKGLNALITSSVSAEQARQEMIPVDSISPNPLQPRKKFKEESLEELAESLKEHGVVQPVIVRPSGTGYELLVGERRWRAAQMAGIKAIPAVIREAEASQCLEVALVENLHRDDLNGIEEATAYRQLMEDFGLTQEEISQKVGKSRSAVANALRLLQLPVEVQASIVAEEISPGHARALLALQGDPYQSVLLQRIVDEGLSVRQTEEIVRRRLEGAGDREKAKEKPRALEEYAEIIAAGLKAKVKVLQGKRKGKIVIEFKGEKDLRRILEEMGIAAAGPGS from the coding sequence ATGACTAAGAGAGGCCTTGGAAAGGGATTGAATGCGTTGATCACCTCCAGCGTGTCCGCGGAGCAGGCGCGCCAGGAGATGATACCAGTGGACAGCATTTCCCCCAACCCCCTGCAACCCAGGAAGAAGTTCAAGGAAGAGAGCCTGGAAGAGCTGGCCGAATCCCTGAAGGAACACGGGGTGGTGCAGCCGGTGATCGTGCGGCCCTCGGGAACGGGCTACGAGTTGCTGGTGGGAGAGCGCAGGTGGAGAGCCGCCCAGATGGCGGGCATAAAGGCCATCCCGGCGGTCATACGGGAGGCCGAGGCCTCACAATGCCTGGAGGTGGCGCTGGTGGAGAACCTCCACCGGGACGACCTCAACGGCATCGAGGAAGCAACAGCCTATCGGCAGCTGATGGAGGACTTCGGCCTTACGCAAGAGGAGATATCGCAAAAGGTGGGCAAAAGCAGGTCGGCGGTGGCGAACGCGCTTCGCTTGCTTCAACTTCCAGTTGAGGTTCAGGCATCCATAGTAGCCGAAGAGATCTCGCCCGGGCACGCCCGCGCACTCCTCGCGCTGCAAGGAGATCCTTACCAGTCGGTGCTCCTGCAGCGCATAGTGGACGAGGGTCTGTCGGTAAGGCAGACGGAGGAGATAGTCCGCAGGCGCCTGGAGGGAGCAGGCGACAGGGAGAAGGCAAAGGAAAAGCCGAGGGCGCTGGAGGAGTACGCCGAGATCATCGCGGCCGGCCTGAAAGCGAAGGTCAAGGTCCTGCAGGGGAAGAGAAAAGGGAAGATCGTCATAGAGTTCAAGGGAGAGAAAGACCTGCGGCGCATCCTGGAGGAGATGGGGATAGCGGCGGCGGGTCCCGGTTCCTGA
- a CDS encoding methyl-accepting chemotaxis protein: MREVEPLEKEVNRKTASIIVRFMTITAAIVFPLGLAGSVGIAYAGDRLSWSPALVGLLFGFVVVSVVLGVAATLVLYIYMLPVRNLNIVLERLRQKDFTAHADERRAGILRNFAEAMNALADSMRAMIREQAETADQLTTASETMSSVSRETTMTSQETANTVAQLARGAEEQVNAIMQAQGTVSEIVDEISRVAESSQEASRFSAQAQDTVQKGVLAVHRAADKMQQIKQTVDASARAVRELEEHSTQIGLIVDVITSIADQTNLLALNAAIEAARAGEQGRGFAVVAGEVRNLAEGSAKAASQIANLVREIQRGIDRTIEGMEGGTLVADEGNMVVGEARVMLEEIDEVSRGIASQVSSIYEATQQVFEKSGKVVEAMNSIAGIAEESAASTQEVSASIQEQTAAMQEVTAAAQELEEIANRLRAMQREFRT, from the coding sequence GTGCGTGAAGTGGAGCCCCTGGAAAAAGAGGTCAACAGGAAGACGGCATCCATCATCGTCAGGTTCATGACCATCACGGCGGCGATCGTCTTCCCCCTCGGGCTGGCGGGAAGCGTGGGCATCGCCTACGCCGGCGACAGGCTCTCCTGGTCGCCGGCGCTGGTCGGGCTGCTCTTCGGCTTCGTCGTCGTGTCCGTGGTCCTCGGTGTGGCGGCGACCCTGGTGCTGTACATATACATGCTACCCGTGCGCAACCTGAACATCGTCCTGGAAAGGCTGCGCCAGAAGGACTTCACCGCGCACGCCGACGAGAGGCGCGCGGGCATACTGCGCAATTTCGCGGAGGCCATGAACGCACTGGCTGATTCCATGCGCGCCATGATCAGGGAGCAGGCGGAAACGGCCGACCAGCTGACCACGGCCAGCGAGACCATGTCCAGCGTCTCCCGGGAGACGACCATGACCTCGCAGGAAACGGCGAACACGGTGGCCCAGCTGGCGCGCGGGGCCGAGGAACAGGTCAACGCCATCATGCAGGCCCAGGGCACCGTGAGCGAGATCGTGGACGAGATCTCCCGGGTGGCGGAGAGCTCGCAGGAGGCAAGCAGGTTCAGCGCCCAGGCGCAGGACACGGTGCAGAAGGGAGTGCTGGCGGTCCACCGCGCGGCGGACAAGATGCAGCAGATCAAGCAGACCGTGGACGCCTCGGCGAGGGCGGTGAGGGAGCTGGAAGAGCACTCCACACAGATAGGGCTCATCGTGGACGTCATCACCTCCATCGCGGACCAGACCAACCTCCTGGCCCTCAACGCGGCCATCGAGGCCGCCAGGGCCGGGGAACAGGGGCGGGGATTCGCGGTGGTGGCCGGCGAGGTGCGCAACCTGGCGGAGGGATCCGCGAAGGCCGCCTCACAGATCGCGAACCTGGTGCGGGAGATCCAGAGGGGCATCGACAGGACCATCGAGGGCATGGAGGGCGGAACGCTGGTGGCGGACGAGGGAAACATGGTGGTGGGGGAAGCGCGGGTCATGCTGGAGGAGATAGACGAGGTCTCGAGGGGCATCGCCAGCCAGGTCTCCTCCATCTACGAGGCGACGCAGCAGGTTTTCGAGAAGAGCGGCAAGGTGGTGGAGGCCATGAACTCCATCGCAGGCATCGCGGAGGAGTCGGCGGCCTCCACGCAGGAGGTCTCCGCCTCCATCCAGGAGCAGACCGCGGCCATGCAGGAGGTGACGGCGGCGGCCCAGGAACTGGAGGAGATCGCCAACCGCCTGCGCGCCATGCAGCGTGAATTCAGGACGTGA
- the rsmG gene encoding 16S rRNA (guanine(527)-N(7))-methyltransferase RsmG, whose protein sequence is MQEERNRIAEVLAYSLDRAAKRMGLSFGEEQKEKAALYLRELVRWNRAYNLVGRKLGPEELVGLFVDAITPLAVKGLLGGSQEVLDIGAGAGMPGVPLYIMGGPFPLTLMEAQRKKVTFLRHICKTLALEGAQVYAGRLEEARRVEDMQNAFDLVLARAVMEPLRLCRMARPLLAEGGIALLYLGKKDMETVRKKSAVPGIDGWRMEAVRSTQRIVQKDLYLVLLRKSDNGKAWGCGKIS, encoded by the coding sequence ATGCAGGAAGAACGCAACAGGATTGCGGAAGTGCTGGCATACTCGCTTGATAGGGCGGCGAAAAGGATGGGCCTCTCTTTCGGGGAGGAACAGAAGGAGAAGGCGGCACTTTACCTGAGGGAGCTGGTGCGCTGGAACAGGGCATACAACCTGGTGGGCAGGAAGCTGGGGCCCGAGGAGCTGGTGGGGCTCTTCGTGGACGCGATAACGCCCCTTGCCGTAAAGGGGTTACTCGGCGGCTCGCAAGAGGTTCTGGACATCGGTGCCGGCGCGGGAATGCCCGGGGTTCCGCTCTACATCATGGGGGGGCCGTTCCCCCTGACGCTGATGGAGGCACAGAGGAAAAAGGTGACGTTTCTCAGGCATATATGCAAAACGCTCGCGCTGGAAGGGGCGCAGGTCTATGCGGGGCGGCTGGAGGAGGCAAGGCGCGTTGAGGATATGCAGAACGCTTTCGACCTGGTGCTTGCGAGGGCGGTGATGGAGCCGTTACGCCTGTGCCGCATGGCGAGGCCCCTCCTTGCCGAGGGGGGTATCGCCCTTCTTTACCTAGGGAAGAAGGACATGGAGACGGTCAGGAAGAAATCGGCCGTGCCGGGAATTGATGGCTGGCGCATGGAGGCCGTGAGGTCCACGCAGAGGATCGTGCAGAAGGACCTGTACCTCGTTTTGCTGAGAAAGAGCGACAATGGCAAGGCCTGGGGCTGCGGGAAGATATCCTGA
- a CDS encoding KH domain-containing protein encodes MEAIERSVTPKSVVVDIVNMMNLRTRVTSWEDEEEIHVDVWGDGLGILIGKGGATLQALQDLVTVIIRRNCGEERRITIDVERYRERRRQKLREYAERMAEKAVTTGRPVRLDPMSSRERKIIHDALKDIPGVESKSEGEEPQRRVIISPA; translated from the coding sequence ATGGAGGCCATCGAGAGATCTGTTACCCCGAAGAGCGTGGTGGTGGACATCGTCAACATGATGAACTTGAGAACACGCGTGACGTCCTGGGAAGACGAGGAAGAAATCCACGTGGATGTGTGGGGAGACGGGCTCGGTATACTGATCGGGAAGGGCGGGGCGACGCTGCAGGCCCTGCAGGACCTGGTGACCGTGATAATACGGAGAAATTGCGGGGAGGAGAGAAGAATAACCATCGACGTGGAGAGGTATCGCGAGCGTAGAAGGCAGAAGCTGCGGGAATATGCGGAAAGGATGGCCGAAAAGGCGGTTACCACAGGAAGGCCCGTCAGGCTGGACCCCATGAGCTCAAGGGAAAGAAAAATAATACACGACGCACTTAAAGACATTCCCGGAGTCGAGAGCAAGAGCGAGGGAGAAGAGCCCCAGAGAAGGGTGATCATCTCGCCCGCGTGA
- a CDS encoding ParA family protein, with the protein MAIANQKGGVGKSTTAINLGAYLAIEGKRVLVVDLDPQSNATSGLGIGPYTDGQQIYDVLVNEVPIKEIIIPTSTKGLDIAPSSLRLAGAEVELVSMLSRESRLRKSLEQVRGEYDIILIDCPPSLGLLTVNALAAADEVIIPIQCEYYALEGLVLLLRTIEKIKVYLNSELRIGGILLTMHDARTNISRQVMEEVRRQYPRETFQTVIPRNVRLSEAPSYGKPIAEYDPHSRGAEAYHELAKEVISHD; encoded by the coding sequence ATGGCAATAGCAAACCAGAAAGGCGGGGTGGGCAAGAGCACAACCGCCATTAACCTCGGAGCCTACCTGGCGATCGAGGGGAAAAGGGTGCTCGTCGTCGACCTGGACCCCCAGAGCAACGCCACCAGCGGCCTCGGGATCGGCCCCTACACGGATGGCCAGCAGATCTACGACGTACTGGTCAACGAGGTGCCCATCAAGGAGATCATCATCCCGACCTCTACGAAGGGCCTGGATATAGCGCCCTCATCCTTGCGACTGGCCGGTGCGGAGGTAGAGCTGGTATCCATGCTTTCCAGGGAAAGCAGACTGAGAAAGAGCCTTGAGCAGGTGAGGGGCGAATACGACATCATCCTTATAGACTGCCCGCCCTCCCTGGGCCTGCTCACCGTTAATGCCTTGGCGGCCGCCGATGAGGTCATCATCCCCATACAGTGCGAGTATTACGCGCTCGAGGGGTTGGTGCTGCTGCTGCGGACCATCGAAAAGATAAAGGTCTACCTTAACTCTGAACTACGCATCGGGGGGATACTCCTCACCATGCACGACGCGCGCACCAACATCTCCCGCCAGGTGATGGAGGAGGTTCGCAGGCAGTATCCCAGGGAGACCTTCCAGACGGTCATCCCGAGGAACGTAAGGCTTAGCGAGGCGCCCAGCTACGGCAAGCCCATAGCCGAGTACGACCCACATTCGAGGGGTGCGGAGGCGTACCACGAGTTGGCGAAGGAAGTGATATCCCATGACTAA